From a single Kitasatospora sp. NBC_00458 genomic region:
- a CDS encoding IclR family transcriptional regulator: MDNSSGVGVLDKAALVLSALESGPATLAGLVAATGLARPTAHRLAVALEHHRLVTRDMQGRFILGPRLSELSAAAGEDRLLATAGPVLTHLRDVTGESAQLYRRQGEMRICVAAAERLSGLRDTVPVGSTLPMKAGSAAQVLLAWEEPERLHRGLQGARFTATALSGVRRRGWAQSIGEREPGVASVSAPVRGPSNRVVAAVSVSGPIERLTRHPGRLHAQAIIEAANRLTEALRRS; the protein is encoded by the coding sequence ATGGACAACTCTAGCGGCGTCGGCGTTCTCGACAAGGCCGCTCTGGTGCTGAGCGCACTGGAGTCGGGCCCCGCCACGTTGGCGGGGCTGGTCGCCGCCACCGGTCTGGCGCGCCCCACGGCCCACCGGCTCGCCGTCGCACTCGAACACCACCGTCTGGTCACCAGGGACATGCAGGGCCGTTTCATCCTCGGCCCGCGGCTGTCCGAACTCTCCGCCGCGGCGGGCGAGGACCGGCTGCTCGCCACCGCGGGCCCGGTCCTGACCCACCTGCGCGACGTCACCGGCGAGAGCGCACAGCTCTACCGCCGGCAGGGCGAGATGCGGATCTGCGTCGCCGCCGCCGAGCGGCTCTCCGGTCTGCGGGACACCGTCCCGGTCGGCAGCACCCTGCCGATGAAGGCCGGCTCGGCCGCCCAGGTCCTGCTGGCCTGGGAGGAGCCCGAGCGGCTCCACCGCGGCCTCCAGGGCGCCCGCTTCACCGCCACCGCGCTGAGCGGTGTGCGCCGCCGCGGCTGGGCCCAGTCGATCGGCGAGCGGGAGCCGGGCGTGGCCTCGGTCTCCGCGCCGGTCCGCGGCCCCTCCAACCGCGTGGTGGCCGCCGTCTCGGTCTCCGGCCCGATCGAGCGGCTGACCCGCCACCCGGGCCGGCTGCACGCCCAGGCCATCATCGAGGCGGCCAACCGCCTCACCGAGGCCCTGCGCCGCAGCTGA
- the leuD gene encoding 3-isopropylmalate dehydratase small subunit — protein MEKFTTHTGRAVPLRRSNVDTDQIIPAHWLKKVTRSGFEGGLFEAWRKDESFVLNRPERQGATVLVAGPEFGTGSSREHAVWALQNYGFHAVVSSRFADIFRGNSLKNGLLTVVLPQETVERLWELTEADPTAEVTVDLEAREVRAEGITASFELDDNVRWRLLNGLDDISITLQNEPDIAAFEATRPSFKPRTLPVA, from the coding sequence ATGGAGAAGTTCACCACCCACACCGGCCGGGCCGTCCCGCTGCGCCGCAGCAACGTCGACACCGACCAGATCATCCCCGCCCACTGGCTCAAGAAGGTCACCCGTTCCGGTTTCGAGGGCGGTCTGTTCGAGGCCTGGCGCAAGGACGAGTCGTTCGTCCTGAACCGGCCCGAGCGCCAGGGTGCCACCGTCCTGGTGGCCGGCCCCGAGTTCGGCACCGGCTCCTCCCGCGAGCACGCCGTCTGGGCCCTGCAGAACTACGGGTTCCACGCGGTCGTCTCGTCCCGCTTCGCCGACATCTTCCGCGGCAACTCGCTGAAGAACGGCCTGCTCACCGTGGTCCTGCCGCAGGAGACCGTGGAGCGGCTCTGGGAGCTCACCGAGGCCGACCCGACCGCCGAGGTCACGGTGGACCTGGAGGCCCGCGAGGTGCGCGCCGAGGGCATCACCGCCTCCTTCGAACTGGACGACAACGTTCGGTGGCGGCTGCTGAACGGGCTGGACGACATCAGCATCACCCTGCAGAACGAGCCCGACATCGCGGCCTTCGAGGCGACCCGCCCGTCCTTCAAGCCGCGCACTCTGCCGGTGGCCTGA
- the leuC gene encoding 3-isopropylmalate dehydratase large subunit, whose translation MGRTLAEKVWDDHVVRRAEGEPDLLYIDLHLLHEVTSPQAFDGLRLAGRTVRRTDLTIATEDHNTPTLDIDKPIADPVSRVQLETLRRNAAEFGVRIHSLGDVEQGVVHVVGPQLGLTQPGTTVVCGDSHTSTHGAFGALAFGIGTSQVEHVLATQTLPLAPFRTMAITVEGELPDGVTAKDLILAIITKIGTGGGQGYVLEYRGSAIRSLSMEARMTICNMSIEAGARAGMIAPDRTTFDYLEGRPHAPEGEDWDAAVAYWETLVTDEDAVFDHEIFIDATELTPFVTWGTNPGQGAPLGANVPHPESFADPQERVAAENALAYMGLEAGTPLREVAVDAVFVGSCTNGRIEDLRAAAAILEGRRVAEGVRMLVVPGSVRVALQAVEEGLDKVFTAAGAEWRHAGCSMCLGMNPDQLAPGERCASTSNRNFEGRQGKGGRTHLVSPQVAAATAVLGRLAAPSDLSSNAAVEV comes from the coding sequence ATGGGACGGACACTCGCAGAGAAGGTCTGGGACGACCACGTCGTGCGGCGCGCGGAGGGCGAGCCCGACCTGCTCTACATCGACCTGCACCTGCTGCACGAGGTGACCAGCCCGCAGGCCTTCGACGGCCTCCGGCTGGCCGGGCGAACGGTCCGCCGCACCGACCTCACGATCGCGACCGAGGACCACAACACCCCGACCCTGGACATCGACAAGCCGATCGCGGACCCGGTCTCCCGGGTCCAGCTGGAGACGCTGCGCAGGAACGCCGCCGAGTTCGGCGTCCGGATCCACTCGCTCGGCGACGTCGAGCAGGGCGTCGTCCACGTCGTCGGCCCCCAGCTGGGCCTGACCCAGCCCGGCACGACCGTGGTCTGTGGCGATTCCCACACCTCCACCCACGGCGCCTTCGGCGCGCTGGCGTTCGGCATCGGCACCAGCCAGGTCGAGCACGTGCTGGCCACCCAGACCCTGCCGCTGGCCCCGTTCCGGACCATGGCCATCACCGTCGAGGGCGAACTGCCCGACGGGGTGACCGCCAAGGACCTGATCCTGGCGATCATCACGAAGATCGGCACCGGCGGCGGCCAGGGCTACGTCCTGGAGTACCGCGGCTCGGCGATCCGCAGCCTCTCCATGGAGGCCCGGATGACCATCTGCAACATGTCCATCGAGGCGGGCGCCCGGGCCGGCATGATCGCCCCGGACCGGACCACCTTCGACTACCTCGAAGGACGCCCGCACGCCCCCGAGGGCGAGGACTGGGACGCGGCCGTCGCCTACTGGGAGACCCTGGTCACCGACGAGGACGCGGTCTTCGACCACGAGATCTTCATCGACGCCACCGAGCTGACCCCCTTCGTCACCTGGGGCACCAACCCCGGCCAGGGCGCCCCGCTCGGCGCGAACGTCCCGCACCCCGAGTCCTTCGCCGACCCGCAGGAGCGGGTCGCCGCCGAGAACGCCCTCGCCTACATGGGCCTGGAGGCCGGCACCCCGCTGCGCGAGGTCGCGGTCGACGCGGTCTTCGTCGGCTCCTGCACCAACGGCCGGATCGAGGACCTGCGGGCCGCGGCCGCGATCCTGGAGGGCCGCCGGGTCGCCGAGGGCGTGCGGATGCTGGTCGTCCCCGGCTCCGTCCGGGTCGCCCTGCAGGCCGTCGAGGAGGGCCTGGACAAGGTGTTCACCGCCGCCGGCGCCGAGTGGCGCCACGCGGGCTGCTCGATGTGCCTGGGCATGAACCCCGACCAGCTGGCCCCCGGCGAGCGCTGCGCCTCCACCTCGAACCGCAACTTCGAGGGCCGTCAGGGCAAGGGCGGCCGCACCCACCTGGTCTCCCCGCAGGTCGCCGCCGCGACCGCCGTCCTGGGCCGGCTGGCCGCCCCCTCCGATCTGTCGTCCAACGCCGCTGTGGAGGTCTGA